A stretch of Gossypium hirsutum isolate 1008001.06 chromosome A06, Gossypium_hirsutum_v2.1, whole genome shotgun sequence DNA encodes these proteins:
- the LOC107961711 gene encoding uncharacterized protein, translating to MISMAMETLDDEKPEEEEVIDKENEEGNEKLNRSSAVSANTPSKICHTFPGNGRCQRLSFKTKAAGSVEGNVLDKELASISDKIDYGVVGIHHVGILCENLERSFQRCCEFKFKRRRM from the exons ATGATTTCTATGGCGATGGAAACCCTAGATGACGAGAAACCGGAGGAAGAGGAGGTGATAgataaagaaaatgaagaggGAAATGAAAAG TTGAATCGTTCAAGTGCCGTATCTGCAAATACACCCTCCAAAATTTGTCATACTTTTCCTGGAAATGGAAGATGTCAAAGGTTAAGTTTCAAGACCAAAGCTGCGGGTTCAGTTGAAGGAAATGTACTTGACAAAGAATTGGCTAGTATCAGTGACAAGATAG ATTATGGAGTTGTTGGTATTCACCATGTTGGAATTCTATGTGAAAACCTTGAAAGATCTTTTCAGAGATGCT